From the Thermoanaerobaculia bacterium genome, one window contains:
- a CDS encoding VWA domain-containing protein, with protein MIPLLLLTMLFAPSGDLADKYRQFLEHDALYLITTEEREAFDKLQDDPQRDLFIDEFWKRRDTFPDTARNEFKEAYLERLDEAEETWGLRDPRSRFYALFGPAERIAVNCPNIYQPIEVWHYAAVSVIKGDVWILFYQPYGFGSFALWEGFDDERELLSGEAAGEICFERIYVQRALAWTAQAWHAGDFQALISPPPVDLENLKDIFTATTYLEPGLQPVTFDLDLDYRPTYGPKVEVRGNLLIESTGFTALDLVGEVLRGSTYIDRFHYRFQYPESIGDERLPAEFVRFLYPGDYTLRIRVTSSDGTHGGRTSQLIKVPSIGGEGALSKADLPDIPTSFALTGPDPDRAVTGYQVFTVPALPGIDKVAFFLDGTKVLTCNRPPFTVDLDLGEVPLPRSITAEGYDDRGQMKARDSIYLNAGVDRVSVHIVTPIPGDRAQLDTPFKAVVLTPEKDPPISLKIFLNDTLVSEIFQPPWELTLKPPLTGTTVVRALLETGSGKKVEDVSMLNAGSFGEIVRVNVVNLYVTVTSPTGRPVLDLGPSDFSVLEDSVPQVLEKVATAETIPLRVAVAVDTSSSMEKYLADVQGAARVFLQTVLKEKDEALVVDFDTRPRLVAPMTENRDLLFGSLTSLFADGSTALYDAVVYSLYQLQGSGRKAMVLLTDGKDTSSRYGFGETLDYARRAGVVIYPIALKVRFTEMIVRTKLIQLAEATGGRFISVEDPEDLPAVYEDIARELRSQYTLTYTSSARSREFRTVEVQVPKPNTARTIAGYYP; from the coding sequence ATGATCCCGCTCCTTTTACTGACGATGCTCTTCGCTCCATCCGGAGACCTTGCCGATAAATACAGGCAGTTTCTGGAACACGACGCCCTCTATCTGATCACGACGGAAGAGCGGGAAGCCTTTGACAAGCTTCAGGATGATCCCCAGCGGGATCTCTTTATCGATGAATTCTGGAAACGCAGGGACACCTTTCCTGACACGGCACGGAACGAGTTCAAGGAAGCTTATCTGGAAAGACTGGATGAGGCGGAAGAGACCTGGGGGCTCAGAGACCCGCGGTCCAGATTTTATGCGCTCTTCGGACCGGCGGAACGCATTGCCGTGAACTGCCCCAATATCTATCAGCCCATTGAGGTCTGGCACTATGCTGCCGTGAGCGTCATCAAGGGAGATGTCTGGATCCTCTTCTATCAACCCTACGGCTTTGGTTCCTTCGCACTCTGGGAAGGATTCGATGACGAGCGGGAGCTTCTCTCGGGAGAAGCCGCTGGAGAAATCTGTTTTGAGCGGATATACGTTCAACGTGCCCTTGCCTGGACGGCCCAGGCCTGGCATGCGGGTGATTTTCAGGCGCTGATTTCGCCGCCTCCCGTAGACCTTGAAAATCTGAAGGACATCTTTACCGCCACGACGTACCTTGAACCGGGCCTTCAACCCGTTACCTTCGATCTGGATCTCGACTACAGGCCCACCTATGGTCCCAAGGTGGAGGTCAGGGGAAATCTGTTAATCGAGAGCACCGGTTTTACCGCACTCGACCTGGTTGGAGAAGTGCTGCGGGGTTCTACCTATATCGACCGGTTTCACTACAGGTTTCAGTATCCGGAATCCATCGGGGACGAACGCCTGCCCGCGGAATTTGTACGGTTCCTCTACCCGGGAGACTATACGCTGCGAATCCGTGTCACCAGTTCCGATGGGACCCACGGGGGCCGTACGAGCCAGCTCATAAAGGTCCCCAGTATTGGCGGGGAAGGTGCATTGTCCAAAGCCGATCTGCCTGATATCCCCACCTCCTTTGCCCTGACGGGACCCGATCCCGACCGAGCTGTGACGGGGTATCAGGTCTTTACGGTTCCGGCTCTTCCCGGGATCGACAAGGTGGCCTTTTTCCTGGATGGCACCAAGGTCCTGACCTGCAACCGGCCGCCCTTCACCGTGGACCTTGATCTTGGAGAAGTGCCTCTACCGCGATCGATCACTGCAGAAGGGTATGACGACCGCGGCCAGATGAAAGCCCGGGATTCCATCTATTTGAATGCGGGTGTGGATCGAGTTTCCGTCCATATCGTCACCCCGATACCGGGAGACCGTGCCCAGCTGGACACGCCCTTCAAGGCCGTGGTATTGACTCCTGAAAAGGATCCGCCAATAAGCCTGAAAATCTTCCTGAATGACACGCTGGTTTCTGAGATTTTTCAGCCACCCTGGGAATTGACCCTGAAACCACCTCTGACGGGAACGACGGTGGTTCGCGCCCTTCTGGAGACCGGATCGGGAAAGAAGGTCGAAGATGTTTCCATGCTCAATGCGGGTTCCTTTGGAGAGATCGTTCGTGTGAATGTCGTGAATCTCTACGTTACCGTCACCTCCCCGACAGGCCGGCCGGTCCTGGATCTGGGTCCCTCCGATTTTTCGGTTCTGGAAGATAGTGTTCCCCAGGTTCTGGAAAAGGTGGCCACCGCAGAAACCATCCCATTGCGGGTGGCGGTGGCCGTGGACACCTCTTCCAGCATGGAAAAATATCTGGCCGATGTCCAGGGGGCCGCCCGGGTCTTTCTGCAGACCGTCCTGAAGGAAAAGGACGAAGCCCTTGTCGTAGACTTTGACACGAGGCCCAGGCTGGTGGCTCCCATGACCGAAAACAGGGACCTGCTTTTCGGCAGCCTTACCAGCCTCTTTGCCGACGGTTCCACCGCACTTTACGATGCGGTAGTGTACAGTCTTTACCAGCTGCAGGGGTCCGGGAGAAAGGCGATGGTTTTGCTGACGGATGGAAAAGATACATCCAGCCGATACGGGTTTGGAGAGACCCTCGATTATGCCCGCAGGGCAGGAGTAGTCATCTACCCCATCGCGCTCAAGGTGCGGTTTACAGAAATGATTGTCCGTACCAAGCTGATTCAGCTGGCGGAGGCAACGGGAGGGCGTTTCATCAGCGTGGAAGATCCGGAGGATTTGCCCGCAGTCTATGAGGATATCGCACGGGAACTGCGGTCCCAGTACACCCTTACCTATACGTCATCCGCCAGGAGCCGGGAATTTCGGACCGTGGAGGTTCAGGTACCCAAACCCAATACAGCTCGAACCATAGCCGGGTACTATCCCTGA